A single genomic interval of Octopus bimaculoides isolate UCB-OBI-ISO-001 chromosome 22, ASM119413v2, whole genome shotgun sequence harbors:
- the LOC106867755 gene encoding chitin synthase chs-1, which produces MAVKLGKVVYRNHAFVNDNFSLHEPQHSERHVHRKLPWDVFTETSHSNFRHGNVIQMTVLKILFKLLCACVLTILIFSLAVTNRITLIILTQSLRINEDPRHCNNGSQLMHFCEAISNCTTKTSSQNSRREINVSSIWAMLLVICCPYIYEFIVNMWRVIFKRLFKLEIKWFILICVTECLHTVGLWMLVFVLLPNVEPVQAVLILYGITFFPCLLDFVASVLLFETPSSYTVDYSKKKSFGRIFLTVLIFLLTAMLIASYTYFQYKCKPTLHYLIPIALILVSIRWWESFADIIEDEFFTEMLSKIKENKAGSNVFMSPLKIALNLFLTALYFSFNKECTEVLIFVNEKLSHCGLSETTLKSDPHFNEPFTFASINIISSFLCFQFAKVACKLMLQNLSFSFPLIIVGPASFFLVSYIQHRRTSFLDFGQVNCNDFVDVFQQFGCNSILLILLFIAYVITTRHVWYPKIERLAKDRKLFFKLSYCGILLDQDLLLNRRHDKGEVKADQNAIRISAMKYDADGMHMYKLGSTPKIYACATMWHETENEMLQLLKSMFRMDKDQFTRSFMQEKVGIVDNDYYEFEGHIFFDDAYTRIDGEPQINAYVECLMKLVEKAGSAIHTDVFIEKPTICSTPYGDRLEWILPGGNKLVAHLKDKNKIRHRKRWSQVMYMYYVLGHQIASVDIKIGQKVKRSDNTFLLALDGDVDFEPSSVLLLLDRMKRNPVVGAACGRIHPIGNGPMVWYQKFEYAVSHWLQKSAEHMTGCVLCSPGCFSLFRGSALIKPNVLKRYTTMPTEAKHHVQYDQGEDRWLCTLLLQEGSRVEYCAASDALTYCPENFNEFFKQRRRWAPSTMANIIELLVDWRHVRQVNSSISLPYIIYQTGLMAVSIITPATIFLLVVGALTAAFPSISLTASLFINLIPVVIMLFLCFVSPEDTQLKFASIITLFYTIAMMLVFVGLMKEIFEYKFCSTTAFLFTFVAGTFLTSAFAHPQEFSCVLHGLLYFLFVPSTSILLMVYALGNLHNITWGTRDNAAKGKPAPVKGKKMAFNQIKNVLMSNSSEGNEKESEYSFSCGYLCRCLCFLKEKSNKELTLLATILEKLDNLIKPKASKKIDSEQTVPLIKINNDANAEKEGESRAEDQDLAKQQPIQQQPIQHQPIQHQPVQQQPQPEEQQPTVETQESNRVTFADSSGKPTYWQEHEYLKTLNVAELSEREDEFWRELIQKYLFPIEEDAKKKKEMEAKLLELRNNVCLAFFIINALFVVVIYAIEYNVQTSKSIGLQIYCSDMEKTKIVNVISLVFSAVFGVTLVIQLIAMLFHRCGTFLHILSTIDLSLKPINKEIIEECRQSLLSTSKGDNYSDATTDTVGSTNYEKKKNRRETKKIYKSKAPPLYKDLPSKAENTLVHVVDDYVNQNDTTHLFSINKPKMNWMPLLDNEDIQKEVFEKTDEIKQRWRTLIDRATTCDLTTVKGVTKALMEMRNQSNTKSNKDEQEDSICITGSKNDVSSSPKLRNKLPSIQFENYNSTFETDAIVHSSNKVKIPGKDTSSSDEDFEVRSKGKNKLLRYTSDRNLRRNTNLKSKQNPLKRAASLLISSKNRTPTTKSVPNALTSTTTLTTAMGSMLTVTSAAANAEYENNVGAKMASPGDNVNAVPQKTWNDDSISMMTNSTDEETLSDNSDRYETQF; this is translated from the exons ATGGCTGTCAAACTGGGAAAAGTTGTTTACCGTAATCATGCATTCGTAAATGATAACTTTTCCCTGCATGAACCCCAACATTCAGAACG tcaTGTCCACCGTAAGCTGCCGTGGGACGTGTTCACAGAAACTTCCCACAGTAATTTCCGCCATGGGAATGTCATACAGATGACAGTTTTAAAAATACTGTTCAAGTTACTCTGTGCCTGTGTCTTAACGATCTTGATCTTCTCTCTGGCTGTTACAAACAGAATAACTTTAATAATACTAACCCAATCCTTACGAATAAACGAGGATCCAAGGCACTGTAACAATGGCAGCCAGTTAATGCATTTCTGTGAAGCAATTTCAAATTGTACAACAAAGACTTCCTCCCAGAACAGTCGTCGCGAAATAAATGTCTCTTCGATATGGGCCATGCTGCTTGTAATCTGCTGTCCCTACATCTATGAATTTATAGTTAATATGTGGAGAGTAATTTTCAAGCGTCTATTCAAGCTGGAAATAAAATGGTTCATACTG attTGCGTAACAGAATGTCTTCACACTGTTGGTTTATGGATGCTCGTGTTTGTTTTGCTACCAAACGTGGAACCAGTGCAGGCAGTGCTTATATTATATGGCATCACATTCTTTCCATGTCTTCTTGACTTCGTTGCTTCTGTTTTACTGTTTGAGACACCCTCATCTTACACTGTTGACTATtcgaaaaaaaaatctttcgGCAGAATATTTCTGACTGTATTGATTTTTCTCCTTACCGCCATGCTTATCGCCTCTTATACATATTTCCAATATAAATGCAAACCCACTTTGCACTATTTGATTCCCATCGCGCTCATTCTCGTGTCTATACGGTGGTGGGAGTCTTTTGCCGATATCATAGAAGATGAATTCTTTACAGAGATGTTatccaaaataaaagaaaacaaagccgGAAGTAATGTTTTCATGTCACCCTTGAAAATAGCACTCAACCTTTTCTTAACGgccctttatttttcatttaacaaaGAGTGCACAGAAGTCCTGATTTTCGTCAACGAAAAGTTATCACATTGCGGATTATCAGAAACGACTCTGAAATCTGATCCCCATTTCAATGAACCGTTTACTTTCGCAAGCATTAACATTATATCGTCCTTTTTATGTTTTCAGTTCGCGAAAGTTGCTTGCAAACTGATGCTTCAgaatctgtctttttctttccctttgatTATTGTTGGCCCTGCTTCGTTCTTCCTAGTCTCTTACATACAGCACAGACGAACGTCGTTTCTAGATTTTGGACAAGTCAATTGCAACGACTTTGTCGACGTTTTCCAACAGTTCGGCTGCAACAGCATCTTGTTAATCTTATTGTTCATCGCTTATGTAATAACCACAAGGCACGTGTGGTACCCGAAAATTGAGAGACTTGCCAAAGACAGAAA ATTGTTCTTCAAATTGAGTTACTGTGGAATCTTGCTGGACCAAGATCTACTTCTAAACAGAAGACATGACAAAGGTGAAGTGAAAGCGGACCAAAAC gccATCAGAATCAGTGCCATGAAATATGATGCGGatggtatgcatatgtataaactaGGATCCACACCAAAAATTTACGCATGCGCAACAATGTGGCATGAAACGGAAAACGAAATGTTACAATTATTGAAATCTATGTTTAG AATGGATAAAGACCAATTCACACGGAGTTTCATGCAAGAGAAAGTTGGTATCGTTGACAACGACTACTATGAATTTGAAG GTCACatattttttgatgatgcttATACAAGAATAGACGGTGAACCCCAAATCAATGCATATGTCGAATGTCTAATGAAATTGGTAGAAAAGGCAGGCAG CGCAATCCACACAGACGTCTTTATCGAGAAACCGACGATATGTAGTACGCCGTATGGAGACCGCTTGGAATGGATCCTTCCTGGTGGAAACAAACTGGTCGCCCacctaaaagacaaaaataaaataagacacaGGAAGCGGTGGAGCCAG gTCATGTACATGTACTACGTCTTGGGCCACCAGATTGCATCCGTTGATATCAAGATAGGTCAAAAAGTTAAACGTTCCGATAATACATTTTTGCTAGCTTTAGACGGAGATGTAGATTTCGAACCGTCGTCTGTTCTGCTTTTATTGGACAGAATGAAGAGAAACCCTGTGGTTGGGGCAGCTTGTGGAAGAATACACCCCATTGGAAACG GGCCAATGGTATGGTACCAGAAATTTGAATATGCAGTCAGTCATTGGTTACAGAAATCCGCTGAACACATGACCGGATGTGTTCTTTGCAGTCCCGGATGCTTTAGCCTTTTCCGAGGATCAGCACTAATTAAGCCAAACGTTCTGAAGAGATACACTACAATGCCAACTGAAGCTAAACACCATGTACAGTACGACCAAG GTGAGGACCGATGGCTGTGTACACTTCTGCTGCAAGAAGGGTCTCGAGTTGAATACTGCGCAGCGTCCGACGCCTTAACATATTGTCCTGAAAACTTTAACGAATTCTTCAAACAGCGAAGGCGATGGGCTCCGTCTACTATGGCAAACATAATAGAACTTCTAGTCGACTGGCGGCATGTACGACAAGTAAACAGCAGTATATCTTTGCCGTATATCATCTATCAGACTGGTTTAATGGCCGTCTCAATCATAACGCCTGCAACAATTTTCCTCCTTGTGGTCGGGGCTTTGACAGCAGCTTTCCCGTCTATATCGTTGACAGCTTCTCTGTTTATTAACCTCATCCCAGTCGTAATCATGCTATTCTTGTGCTTTGTGTCACCAGAAGATACCCAA ctgAAATTTGCCTCGATAATAACGCTGTTCTATACTATAGCAATGATGCTTGTGTTTGTCGGTTTGATGAAAGAAATCTTTGAATACAAGTTCTGTTCCACTACTGCTTTTTTGTTCACATTTGTTGCCGGCACGTTTCTGACGTCTGCATTTGCTCATCCACAAGAATTCAGTTGTGTTCTCCATGgtcttctttactttctttttgtgCCATCCACATCTATTCTGTTGATGGTTTATGCTCTGGGAAATCTCCACAATATTACCTGGGGAACACGAGACAATGCAGCTAAAGGTAAACCCGCTCCTGTCAAAGGGAAAAAAATGGCCTTTAATCAAATTAAGAATGTTTTAATGTCAAATTCTTCTGAGGGAAATGAAAAAGAATCCGAATACTCCTTTTCGTGTGGATATCTTTGCCGCTGTCTGTGTTTTCTGAAGGAGAAATCGAACAAAGAGCTAACACTTCTCGCGACAATATTAGAAAAGCTAGATAACCTTATAAAACCTAAAGCATCAAAGAAAATAGATTCAGAGCAAACGGTCCCCTTGATAAAGATCAATAATGATGCAAACGCGGAAAAAGAGGGTGAGAGCAGAGCAGAAGATCAGGATCTCGCGAAACAACAACCAATACAACAACAACCAATACAACATCAACCAATACAACATCAACCagtacaacaacaaccacagccaGAAGAACAACAGCCAACGGTAGAAACACAAGAAAGCAATCGCGTCACTTTTGCAG ATTCGAGTGGTAAACCAACATATTGGCAGGAGCATGAGTATTTGAAAACTCTGAATGTGGCTGAACTTAGTGAAAGAGAAGACGAATTCTGGCGTGAGCTTATCCAAAAATACCTTTTTCCCATTGAGGAagatgcaaagaaaaagaaagaaatggaagcaaaattaCTCGAGCTTCGCAACAACGTTTGTTTGGCATTCTTCATAATAAATGCCTTATTTGTAGTGGTTATATATGCCATCGAATATAATGTTCAGACGAGCAAGAGTATCGGTTTACAAATTTACTGTTCTGACATGGAAAAAACCAAAATCGTAAATGTCATTTCGCTTGTCTTTTCAGCCGTATTTGGTGTAACATTGGTAATTCAACTGATCGCGATGCTATTTCATCGATGTGgtacattcttacatattttatcaactatcGATTTGTCTTTGAAGCcgatcaataaagaaattatcgAAGAATGTCGTCAGAGTCTACTTTCAACGAGTAAAGGCGACAATTACAGCGATGCAACAACCGATACTGTGGGTAGCACTAattacgaaaagaaaaagaatcggcgtgaaacaaagaaaatatacaagtcAAAGGCTCCACCCCTGTACAAAGATCTTCCCTCGAAGGCCGAGAATACGTTAGTTCATGTGGTGGATGATTATGTAAATCAGAACGATACGACGCACTTATTTTCGATCAACAAACCAAAAATGAATTGGATGCCACTACTTGATAATGAGGATATACAAAAAGAAGTTTTCGAAAAAACAGACGAGATCAAACAGAGATGGCGAACTCTCATCGATAGAGCAACCACGTGTGATCTGACGACTGTTAAAGGAGTTACGAAAGCATTAATGGAAATGAGAAACCAGAGTAACACAAAATCGAACAAAGATGAGCAGGAAGATTCCATTTGTATTACTGGAAGTAAGAACGACGTTTCATCATCTCCAAAGTTAAGGAATAAATTGCCAAGTAttcaatttgaaaattataattcaACCTTCGAAACAGATGCAATTGTTCATTCAAGTAACAAAGTCAAAATACCAGGAAAGGATACATCAAGCTCTGATGAAGATTTTGAGGTCAGATCGAAGGGAAAGAATAAGTTGCTGAGATATACATCTGATCGAAACTTACGGAGAAATACAAATTTAAAGTCCAAACAGAATCCACTTAAAAGGGCAGCATCATTACTCATTTCATCAAAAAACCGGACCCCAACAACGAAGTCTGTGCCAAATGCACTAACATCAACCACAACACTGACGACGGCGATGGGAAGTATGTTGACGGTAACTTCAGCGGCTGCGAATGCAGAGTATGAAAACAACGTTGGCGCGAAAATGGCTTCGCCTGGAGACAATGTGAACGCAGTTCCGCAGAAAACGTGGAATGACGATTCAATTTCGATGATGACCAATTCGACTGACGAAGAAACATTGTCTGATAATTCAGATAGATATGAGACACAATTTTAA